A stretch of the Aegilops tauschii subsp. strangulata cultivar AL8/78 chromosome 4, Aet v6.0, whole genome shotgun sequence genome encodes the following:
- the LOC109759547 gene encoding uncharacterized protein: MASERLVAFEGIDTGRRFLACAQPAGSNCGFVEWVDHQCPPTMQNALLKLWAMVEDAKTARVNDNLESSFTIHHLTEEKNKLEANYDKLVQDVHELMNFQEDKVVDFRHLQSAITYQQEVRKELIDDMKAQMASEMAKKDAETQKLTQKYELLLNLTRAQATVIQNLKLNEMKEKQVLTEASMNLELKNAELTKCQEKLTQEKLELKLQVADLLKGNEKHIEEK; encoded by the exons ATGGCATCTGAGAGGCTTGTTGCCTTTGAAGGAATAGACACAGGCAGGCGGTTTTTAGCATGTGCACAGCCG GCAGGTAGCAATTGTGGCTTTGTTGAATGGGTTGATCACCAGTGCCCCCCAACAATGCAGAATGCATTGTTGAAGCTATGGGCAATGGTTGAAGATGCCAAAACTGCTAGGGTGAATGACAATCTTGAAAGTTCTTTCACTATCCACCATCTGACAGAAGAGAAGAACAAGCTGGAGGCCAACTATGACAAGCTAGTCCAAGATGTGCATGAGCTGATGAACTTTCAGGAAGATAAGGTGGTGGATTTCAGACATCTGCAGTCTGCCATTACATATCAGCAGGAGGTAAGAAAAGAACTGATTGATGATATGAAGGCACAGATGGCAAGTGAGATGGCAAAGAAAGATGCAGAGACCCAGAAACTTACTCAGAAGTATGAGCTGCTGCTCAACCTGACAAGAGCTCAAGCAACAGTCATTCAGAACTTGAAGTTGAACGAAATGAAAGAGAAGCAAGTGCTTACTGAAGCTAGTATGAATTTGGAGCTGAAGAATGCAGAGCTAACAAAGTGTCAGGAGAAGCTCACCCAAGAGAAGCTAGAGTTGAAGCTTCAGGTTGCTGATCTGCTTAAGGGAAATGAAAAGCATATTGAAGAGAAGTGA